The DNA window GCGCGCGAACGTCCGCGCGAACGCGGTGATTCCCGGCGAAGTTGTGCCATTCCTGCATGAAGTCCGCTCCTTGGCTTCCTTGCCTAGAGGTTGATGCTGTTCGGGACGTTCGACGGCAGCAAGAAGTCGTAGCGATAGGGCCGCGTGCGCAGCTCCTTCGAGATCTCGTGCTCGACCTTCTCCAGATCGGCCTGGAACTGGAGGATGGCGGCGTCCACCTCGCCGCCTTCGTGGCCCAGCGGGTAGCCGTCGTAGTGACCGAAGCGCCCGAAGCGCCACAGGGCCTGGGTGCTGTTGACCCACTGGTCGCGACCCATCCGGATCGTCGGCAGGGTGCGCAGATAGCGCGCCCGGGTGCCATCCTCGGCGGCATCGGGGGGCGGCATGAGGTTGGTGCTCGGCGCTGCCGGGGAGAACCGGTAGTAGAAGTAGCCAGCAAAGTGCATGGCCGCGTGTCCCGGCCCGGCGATGAACAGCACCTGGGTGAGCAGGTCCTTGAGCTTCGCCCGGCTGTCCATCCGACCGTCTTCGACCAGGTCCTTCAGGGCGGCGCGGTGCGGATCCTGAAGCTCTTCGATCCAGCCCTGCAAGCGAGCGTCGTCACGAACTGCCCGATCGTCGCGGTAGTGGATGTCGACGTAGCGGCTGATGAAGCGGTGGATCGGTTTCCAGTAGCGGACCGAGTCGTCCCGGTAGGGATAGACGGCGGGAGCGTCGGTAACGCCGCGGCTCTCGATCTCGCGATCGATCTGCAGCCCGCGAAAGGTCGACGACTCGTAGCCCTGGACCGTGATCTGGCGCAGCTCCTCGAGGTTCCCCGAGTAGAACTCGAAGTAGAGCTTCGAGCGGTCGCTGAAGTACTGATAGACCGAGACGTTGGTCGTCAGCGTGAATTGCATGTGCGGGTAGAGCAGCTTGTAGACGCAGTGGCTCTCGGGCAACTGGCGCGGCGTCGCGATGCAGAACGCCTCCATCATCAAATGGCAGCGCTGGATATGACCGCAGCCGAGATGGTGGGAAGCGTCTGCGGCCTCCACGTAGAGCTTTGCCGTCTGCCAGCCCCAGTCGTCGTCGGGGTAGTAGACCGGGTTGTAGTCGCCGTCGGGCTGAGGCTGATCGATCTGTATCGCGATCGGAACCATGTCGGTCGCCCCGT is part of the Myxococcota bacterium genome and encodes:
- a CDS encoding lipoxygenase family protein; the protein is MALSIFDFFAPTPKSEQQQLDARRRQYRYKAPQDNLFAPIAMLDKLPRREDHKLEWIAPYMPRYLAIAAWGQLAKLSENVQRATFRFDKFEAFRELFGPNLPTFAEEALTDQAFGYRRIAGGNPILIEQQRDLEAVRKKIPLDVDRVQEWLEEHRPHHWVGSTDVAKAAAEGRLFVADYELIQRALPSGESRDSRWRGRYAAAPIAVLIEAPGFYGATDMVPIAIQIDQPQPDGDYNPVYYPDDDWGWQTAKLYVEAADASHHLGCGHIQRCHLMMEAFCIATPRQLPESHCVYKLLYPHMQFTLTTNVSVYQYFSDRSKLYFEFYSGNLEELRQITVQGYESSTFRGLQIDREIESRGVTDAPAVYPYRDDSVRYWKPIHRFISRYVDIHYRDDRAVRDDARLQGWIEELQDPHRAALKDLVEDGRMDSRAKLKDLLTQVLFIAGPGHAAMHFAGYFYYRFSPAAPSTNLMPPPDAAEDGTRARYLRTLPTIRMGRDQWVNSTQALWRFGRFGHYDGYPLGHEGGEVDAAILQFQADLEKVEHEISKELRTRPYRYDFLLPSNVPNSINL